CCttgagtgtttttcttttcagtgtTGTTGATTAttacaagaaaaacaaacagttgTATCAAAACTGGACAAGGATACATGTCTGTTCACTAATAATATCTATAAACTTTTCCTTTTTCCTctcctctgttttcctattgGTCTGTTTCAAATCTCAAACAGATACCTTTGTGCCTGTAAAACAAAGGACAGAAAAAGCTCTAGTGCAAAAGTAAACCAAAGGTCATAAGGTTGATATGGAAATCCTTTTATGAAAGTGTAATGCTCTTCATAGCGGGTTTGTTTCATGTGACTGTATTCTACACTTGCCTCATGTATGCACATCCACATGTAAAATCCTCAGGGCTGAAAGATAAATCCACCATTGAGACCAGTGAATCATTTGAGGGAACCCCTACTGAACCCGTGGAAGAAGGTAAAGTAGAATCATACACAGGAGTTTTGTGCAATAAATAAGGATGCAGTGACAATGTGTTGATGCCTAGAAATATCTTAGTAGGTCAATAAAATAAGATGCAGGGTTTtataacacaaataaacattaaatgtgATATGCCAGTTAGGAAAGTAAATGTACAAGTTACTGCCATTGTTACAAGATGAAATTGCCTGacactgaagtgtgtgtgtatatatatatatatatataattagatTAATATAAGcattaaacatttgtttgatTGCAGGGGAGTTGGCCTTATCTAGTGGCTCATTAAATATTGACAGTGTTCATAGGGATGGTGTTCTGTACCACCTGTGTGCTATgtagaaatcattctgatggaCACTTTTATAACTGAAATGCCCGCCAGTGATGAACGAGTCTTATCACATACCACAAAAGTTCTTGCATAACATGACACGACAGTAATCGCATTGATCTGTTACAGAAGACTTGTATAATTTAACTTAGAATCTTAGTAAAGCATTTTTGTTCAAGCGTGTTTTAGGACCGATAAATAAAGGCTTTCAATCCAGAAAAACTGACTGTTTTCCTTCAAACTAAGTTTATTAGTTTTGTTTCTTAATCAGCTCCTGAATCTATCGTGGAGGAAGAAATCCAGGCTACTAAAGTTGAAGAAGCAGCTCAGCCACCACCGGGTACGGCTTTTATGATGtcctttgaaattaaaatgtgcaATTGTTGCTATTTCTTTACTCGCACATATTGTGAGCTGTATAGCTGTATGTATATACTACAAAAGGATCCAGTATAACGCGACCTAACCGCTGAATTGGCGCATTCACAAAGTTCTACACATCACATGCATTGGCACCAACAAATAAGAGCATAGTACAATCTATTGAATAGATTTACTATAATTGTTTTTTCCCTTGCAGAACCAGAGACTGTGGAAGAGGAGGCATTTCCTCTGGAAGTAGACGAAGAGCCCACTGCTGTAGAAGATGAAGTAGCTGAGGAGGAACCAGAGGTTGAAGAGGAGCAAGAAGTTCCTGAGGAAGAACCAGAAGTTGTGGAGGAAGAGCCTGAGGTTACAGAGACTGTTCCAGTTGAGGAAGAGGCTTTTGAGGAGGCAGTGGAAGAGCCTGCAAAAGAGGAAGAGGTCATACCAGTTGAAGAACCGGTTGAGGAAGCTGCTCAAGTGGAAGAAGCAGTAGAGGAGGCTGCACCAGTAGAAGAAGCGGTTGAGGAAGTGTTGGAGGAAGAGGCTGCATCAGTAGAAGAATATGCACCACTGGAAGAGGCAGTAGAAGTAGTTGAAGAGGTTGCACAGGTGGAAGAAGCAGTGGAGGTAGTGTTGGAGGAAGAGGCAGCATCAGTGGAAGAGACAATAGAAGAGGATCCACCAGTGGAAGAAATGGTAGAGGAAGCTGCGCCAGTAGAAGAAGCAGTTGAGGAGCTTGAACCAGTAGAAGAAGCTGTGGAAGAGGTTGTACCAGTAGAAGAAGCAGTCGAGGAGCTTGTACCAGTAGAAGAAGCAGTCGAGGAGCTTGTACCAGTAGAAGAAGCAGTCGAGGAACTTGTACCAGTAGAAGAAGTAGTAGAGGAACCTGAAACAACAGAACCAGTGGAAGAAGTAGAAGCATCCGAAGAGACAGTTGAGGAATCAGTCTCTGTAGAAGAAACTGTAACAGAAGAGGAAGTTATAGAGGAAACAGATGAGCCATATCAGGAAGATGAGGAAGTACAAGACTCCACATTGGAGGAAACAGAGCTTGAAGCAGAGAATATGGAAtatgatgaagaagaagaagaagaagaagaaggaggttaggtgttttctttttctcagtCAGATGGTTATTATACAGCAGTGAGAAATAATACCCAAAATGTCTTATATGTTAAAATAGTAGAGTAAGTACAATAATGTGGATGCTCACATTATCTGATAATACCAGATACTACACAGAGATAACAGGAAGTTATGTTTGCTTTGTTGTGAAATGTATCTGTCTTGTTACAGAGGATGCAGCTGCTGAGGAAGAGCAGCCTGAGGAGGACATAACAGGTTGGTAATTCAATTTTATGGTTATATAAAAGATATAAAGAATTGGACGATTTCCTGATCTGTACAGAAAGTTGTGTTGAGTCATACATTTTATGCTCAATGTCTGTTTTTGCTTAATGTCTGTTATCTTTGTCTTTATTAACTTGTAAATGTGTTCATTCATTTAACAGAGGAAATTAACCAAACAGAAGAACAAATTGAAGTAGAGCCCACAggtaatcaaatttattttcatcatggttgaaatttattttaatttaactcattaaGGATGTTTTTCTCATGCAGTTCACTTCATTTCTCCTCTCTTttcttagttttgttttgtattgtttctatatatttatagatatttttttaGAGCTACTGCTTTTTCTTATATCTGTTATTAATGATTTGTTGGTTATATTTCcatgtctttttattttctgtatgtaAATCTTTACATATAAATACGTACGTAAAGATGCTAAAATTGTGTGTTCAAGAAAGTCTTTTTAAGGCAACTTGGTTCTCTCAGTAGCCATATTCATAACCTCACCAAAATCTGACAACAATGTTACCATAAATTGTACTTCTTAAGCTcaaatgtgtaaaaaatatCAGTCGAAATAAGCATTCACAGACGTACGAGTAGACGGTCTCTGCCTTATACAGTATCTGCTtcaactgaaaacaaaacatcataCACCTGGTTAAGTGTCTTTAATGGTGaaaattttgtgttttacagaaacataaaacattagGCGGTATGTAAGATGCGGAGAGGACCAGCACCACATGGCAGTCCACTGGAAGTGTGCAGCTGCCAGTTCCCACCatggacttaaaaaaaaaaaaaagagaacgcTACTATTtccctttcatttttttttttttttttgacattcaAGTCTGTTTGTTAATTGATAATGCAAGTCTCTTTGTGTACaagtacacaattatttaaatgttttgtcaaCTTTTGTTTGGTGGTTTGACCCTTTTTCCCCTTTTGAATCCCTTTTATGTAATTACAGACAAAGCTTTTTCCCTATCCTCTAACATAGATGTGAAGTAGCTTTTTTTTGAATGATCATGGACGATAGCTTGGTTGTAGTTTCCTATCCTGTGTACAAACACCTTCATGTTGCTTTGTAGCTCAGAGATCTTCACATTCTACTCGGCACTGAATTCATCAGTGTTTCTCTCTTCATCAAATCTGACGTTTTGCTTTAATGTGAAGGTACTATGCAAAGCTGCACTGATCTTTCGCTATTTTTACCCGTAGGTTTTGTACTACCAATATGTATTGAGTCTACATTTCCAATATTGCATATCAAGGACAAGTTTATGCTGGCAGGTTAACCAAGATAATTGCTATGTGAACTGTGTATGGAGTGAATGGGCGTGCATgtgcatgtatgtgtttgtCTATTTGGAAATTTGTGTTTAACGATGCGAAACAATCATTTGAGCCATTTTTCTCACTAGTATGTTTTCATGGTGTTTTCTGATGTGTTTTCCAGCGTACAGTCAACATTTTAGTACCTCTGTTGATATTTTCCTCAATACTGTAGCTGATATGCTAAGAGAACTTGTTTTtgcatttcacatttttaaactcTGTTGCATAGCATTGCCCCcatcctattttttttatttatttacacttttgCCTCCTGTTTCATAGGCTCATGATTTGACAAGCTCTGTTTCAGGTAGACACTCCAGCTGCTGTGCAGTATGCGTATGACAAACAGTGTTGTTTAATTGGGTGTCCACTGGTGAAGGATGCCCACATCAATATGGAGCAACCTATTttacacaatgttttgttttatagcaGGGTGAAGATCTGACCTAGTGCTTTTTGTGGGACGTCATAAATCAGTATATCCTTATTAATTTGTCAAATGTCATGCACTGCCTTTGTATTGACACAGTGCATTTATTCTGGCCCTTTCAATTGTTGCAGGCACATCTGTAAGAATACAATACAATTTTGTTCTTGTacattcaaaaaaacaaacaaaaaagatgaCTGGTTATTTTGTAACTTCAATATCATAGCAAGTCAAAAGTTGTTTGTATTTACTATTAATATTGtcatgtgttgttttttttacaacacAATGTAGCTTTCACTCTTGATGCAAAGTAGTTTAAGAATTGTAAAACTTGCTTGATCTTTTGAAGGAAACCCAATCCTGGCTCCTGAATTGTTTGActgtggaattttttttttttattgtaatgttgtTACACTGTGGTTTTACGGGGCCTGCCAGAATAGATGTTGTTTTTGTGATAGACTTTAGGAAATGCTGCAGATCTCTTCAAAACAATGGTTTCATAACATATACAGGTGGCTGAAATATAGTTTTTAgggtttgtttttctttttctacaaCACTAGAGGGTGTTTTGGACCCTTAACACTTTTGAAGTCAATGTGAATTTTTAAAGTGGTATTCATTTTACAAagtaacaactttttttttttttttgggggatttttaaggatttcttttatttagatTTGACATTTTATAGTCAAATTGAATGAATTTTATGAAAGTGTTAACTTTTCAAAGCCATATGTGAAAGGTTGGATATAGCAGCCTTAGTACAGGTTGTGCTTCAAAGGACAGACATTTCACAACCAGCAATAACACCATTTGTGAAGGGAGCATTTCTTTTTGAAATCCAGATATAAAAAGAGGTTTACTCGAGGCTTTCTATCCAGAGGTTTACATGAAATCCTGCTGTATAGGCTAACTCATTTTAAGTTATTGAGGCAATGCAATTTTAGGGAGTTTTGGGTGACGTTTCACAGATATGTAAACaactgtaaatgttttgtttgagtGCTGCAATAAAGGTTGGGTACAACAAGATCACATAGTATTCAtcctttttcttttagtttaggAAAACATCCATTCcaatacaacaataaaaagaggTAAGAAGACCTTCACGAttctttcataaattaaaaattcttgggttttatttattaaagtttatctgttaaaaaacaaacaaactaaacaaacaaacaaaaaaaaaaaccgcggactgatgaacttttattttgacaccGGGTTGCTTAAAGTACTACGCATGCGCAACATAAttttagaaggaaaaaaaatagcCTGTGTGTGCTTAACAGAACATTACATAGTATTTATTACCTGTTTAAAAAAAGGGGCAGTGGGATATTTcattgttttctgaaaataacCAGACGTTTTAGGGTTAATCTCGTTTGGTCCTCCAAGAACCCGGAAACAACAATCTGacagtttga
This portion of the Onychostoma macrolepis isolate SWU-2019 chromosome 02, ASM1243209v1, whole genome shotgun sequence genome encodes:
- the asph gene encoding aspartyl/asparaginyl beta-hydroxylase isoform X1 — its product is MGEPNAEVKVVNEEAEAKPQQAHKNGKKAEVGGGTSFFTWFMVLALLGVWTSVAVVYFDLVDYQGVIAKAKDLRYNLSEVLQGKLVSYDADGDGDFDVEDAKVLLGLKDKSTIETSESFEGTPTEPVEEAPESIVEEEIQATKVEEAAQPPPEPETVEEEAFPLEVDEEPTAVEDEVAEEEPEVEEEQEVPEEEPEVVEEEPEVTETVPVEEEAFEEAVEEPAKEEEVIPVEEPVEEAAQVEEAVEEAAPVEEAVEEVLEEEAASVEEYAPLEEAVEVVEEVAQVEEAVEVVLEEEAASVEETIEEDPPVEEMVEEAAPVEEAVEELEPVEEAVEEVVPVEEAVEELVPVEEAVEELVPVEEAVEELVPVEEVVEEPETTEPVEEVEASEETVEESVSVEETVTEEEVIEETDEPYQEDEEVQDSTLEETELEAENMEYDEEEEEEEEGEDAAAEEEQPEEDITEEINQTEEQIEVEPTET
- the asph gene encoding aspartyl/asparaginyl beta-hydroxylase isoform X3 → MGEPNAEVKVVNEEAEAKPQQAHKNGKKAEVGGGTSFFTWFMVLALLGVWTSVAVVYFDLVDYQGVIGKLVSYDADGDGDFDVEDAKVLLGLKDKSTIETSESFEGTPTEPVEEAPESIVEEEIQATKVEEAAQPPPEPETVEEEAFPLEVDEEPTAVEDEVAEEEPEVEEEQEVPEEEPEVVEEEPEVTETVPVEEEAFEEAVEEPAKEEEVIPVEEPVEEAAQVEEAVEEAAPVEEAVEEVLEEEAASVEEYAPLEEAVEVVEEVAQVEEAVEVVLEEEAASVEETIEEDPPVEEMVEEAAPVEEAVEELEPVEEAVEEVVPVEEAVEELVPVEEAVEELVPVEEAVEELVPVEEVVEEPETTEPVEEVEASEETVEESVSVEETVTEEEVIEETDEPYQEDEEVQDSTLEETELEAENMEYDEEEEEEEEGEDAAAEEEQPEEDITEEINQTEEQIEVEPTET
- the asph gene encoding aspartyl/asparaginyl beta-hydroxylase isoform X2 — its product is MAKKNAKGPVKKEAKPQQAHKNGKKAEVGGGTSFFTWFMVLALLGVWTSVAVVYFDLVDYQGVIAKAKDLRYNLSEVLQGKLVSYDADGDGDFDVEDAKVLLGLKDKSTIETSESFEGTPTEPVEEAPESIVEEEIQATKVEEAAQPPPEPETVEEEAFPLEVDEEPTAVEDEVAEEEPEVEEEQEVPEEEPEVVEEEPEVTETVPVEEEAFEEAVEEPAKEEEVIPVEEPVEEAAQVEEAVEEAAPVEEAVEEVLEEEAASVEEYAPLEEAVEVVEEVAQVEEAVEVVLEEEAASVEETIEEDPPVEEMVEEAAPVEEAVEELEPVEEAVEEVVPVEEAVEELVPVEEAVEELVPVEEAVEELVPVEEVVEEPETTEPVEEVEASEETVEESVSVEETVTEEEVIEETDEPYQEDEEVQDSTLEETELEAENMEYDEEEEEEEEGEDAAAEEEQPEEDITEEINQTEEQIEVEPTET